cctcttaatggacagatggaaacgggtaagctgccagactattgcgtATCCATgacatcctctttatggagatatgcGGGTCagtaagaccctgcatctctcctccagactgTAAATCATGAgattgagaaaaaaattatataaaacattCACCAATCTGATGCTTACTTGCCGCGATCGCTTCTTTGTTTACATctggggcctccgacggtcatagagatgactggtgaccatctggtcaccggaaagcTCTATGGTCCTCatccagcgccggccgattctttcaccgggtccccgatggcatgggagagcccggagaagcaagtGAGTGATGGCGCCGGGAGGGGACGTCCCATCCtgtcgcctgtaagaacgatcaagcggtggaactgccgctatgatcatgcttgctgtgcacagaatcgccggctgcaaagaaggatatctggatgatgcctgtagctgctcccatcattcagatatcccccccctcgaaagtcaaggacgtcctatgacgtatcgcgtagggaagtggttaaaaagaagtcCTGTTGATAACTGTGTTCTATAAGGAAAAACTTTTTGTTTAATTGTTCTTATTACTTAGTGGCATCCGGTTATCTCTTTGGGCCAAGGCAAGTTACCGGATCACTAGGGGGATCGGTGACGGTCTCGTGTTACTACAGTTCCATATCTGCGAACATCCATGGTAGGAAGTTTTGGTGCAAGGTGCACAAAGGCCAATGTTACACCATCGTATCCACCACGCCTTATATTAAGGAAAACGACATGAACCGAACGTATCTACAAGAATTCAGAAACTACTTCATGATTAATATGACGAGCCTTCAACCCGAAGATTCAGGAGCGTACTGGTGCGGAATTGGAAACAGGAACCACGGTCTCCATTATCCTGTGAATGTGACTGTTTCTCAAGGTAGGTTCAGGGCTGTCTTTaaacagggcaaaaggggcagctgccccggGACCAGTCATTGTTGAGGGGGCCCAAAGCAGGTgccccttgagcccacactgccagaaaatagttgataagtggattcgggagggcccaagaaaatgtttgcccagggtccaatcaatctTAAAGAGGGCCCTGGGTAGGTTGCTCTTTATCTTGAAATCAATTGAATTTTTAAAAAGTAGAGAAGACTGTGGGCGGAGCGTACTCGCCCTGCACGTGGGGATACCTCTTATGTGTACCTAGTGGAAAAAGTAGATTGCACCTGCCTACAGGCTTATCAGACATCCCAATCCACATCCTTGGACATGATTATGGAACTGGTGCCTATTTGTGGCTAGGACAGCCTCCACTCTACTGGGAAAAATTTGGAGGGTGTCTGTGGAGTTTGGTCCTATTTGTGATGTCAGGTaatgatgttgaatgagaagacctgtgtaacggaacgtcccacactccacttgagtgcttccgtcatatactgcttcctatcagtctggatatagatatcacatattccagctgccctcaacacacaacgagacgagacttgtttgtctgctgaacatggagggccagattcacgtaggagagcgtatctttagttgggcgtagcgtatcctatttacgctacgccgccgcaacttagacaggcaagtgcagtattcacaaagcacttgctccgtaagttgcggcggcgtagcgtaaatcggctggcgtaagcccgcgtaattcaaatgtggaagaggtgggcgtgtttcattcaaatgagccatgaccccacataaatgacgtgcCTAACGAACtgccatgctcagtatcacgccgaatttacgccctaagatacgccaggcccaatgcctgtgacgtgaacgtaacctacgcatagccccattcacgtacgacttgcgtaaacgacgtaaaaagatacgcttgccgacgtccatactttgcattggctgcacctcatatagcaggggtaactttacgccggacgtaagcctaacgtaaacggcgtagcgggcgcaagtacgttcgtgaatcggtgtatatacctaatttacatattcaacgcgtaaatatgcacccaagataggacggcgtaggagacttgcgccgctcgtatcttggccaaatctatgcgtaactgattctgagaatcaggcgcatagatacgacggctcgcattcggacttacgacggcgtacgtggagatacgccgtcgtaagtcctttgagaatctggcccggagtgtttaatagaaccaagaatgcaaccttatatacagtttaaagaggaggtttaccagaacataaattaacatgagctaattaactaatcatttacacagacgaggtgactccgagataggATCTTTCAAGGTAAACATCCcgtctcctctcacctgctatacaatgcacattatcataagtgtaaacacaggacatcttcacacaatagcagggtcaattagcacagagaacagagagatggctggaggtgatggaattagcatctaacagtatgaaggagtcactcttacaattaacccgttgagttcagaatcatcaaccagtaaatagttctttacagatatcctggaatatattgtggataatattcacataataatcccatctcaggtagtccaagatataatttctcagtcatcctatgcccctagtggacataggatgattttacaCATAAGAGGGTCAGAGTCTGTCACAACCTGGATCACCATTGGCAGGGCCCTGTGAAGaccacttgagttcctccacaccaaactggtcgaACCACGTCTACGGAGCTGGCCTTTTACAAAGGAACACTCGTTAGTGTATGTTTAGAAGTCTATCTCTCTCTTAGTTGTTTTATTATTCATATTACTAATTCTAAATGTtgggaacaattatcaaaatGTTTAGTTTTCTTACAATCTTTCTAGGAAAAAATGTCCCTTCCTCTTCTGAAATCTTTATTGGAAGACTCGGGGGTTCCCTCGCCATCCCTTGCCCGTCTCTCGCGATGCCTCACAATGGGACCCTCTACTGGTGCAAAGTGAGCGACACCAAACCTGCAGCCTGTGACACCATCATCGACAGTTCCGGGCAGGTTAACCGTCACTTCTGGGGAAGAGTCCTGATCCAGGACGAAAGGGACACAACCGGCTTCAACATACTTGTGAATGACCTCAGAAGGAGCGATTCTGGATTCTACCGCTGTGGGGCGCATTCTCCCGCTGAAGAGCTGGGTTGGAAAGATGTTCACCTCCATATTATAAATGGTAAGTCCGATACTCAAAAAATGTATTCTGGAGTCCATTCACAAACATCTCAGTTTGTATGAGAAGCAGggttgtctttaaccacttaagacccggacctttaggcaggttaaggaccttgcccctttttgcgattcggcgctgcgtcgctttaactgacaattgcgcggtcgggcgacgtggctcccaaacaaaattggcgtcctttttttcccccacaaatagagctttcttttggtggtatttgatcacctctgcaggtttttattttttgcgctataaacaaaaatagagcgacaattttgaaaaaatatcaatattttttactttttgttataataaatatccccaaaaaagatataattttttttctcagtttaggccgatacgtattcttctacatatttttggtaaaaaaaaaatcgcaataagcctttattgattggtttgcgcaaaatttatagcgtttacaaaataggggatagtttttttgcatttttattaatatatatatttttttactactaatagcggcgatcagcgtttttttttcatgactgtgacattatggcggacacatcggacaattttgacacatttttgggaccattgtcattttcacagcaaaaaatgcatttaaattgtttattgtgaaaatgacaggggttaagtgtgacctcatatgtgtttctaacttttggggggcggggctgtacctgtgacgtcattgatcatctttccctatatgagggaaaagacgatcactgacactgccacagtgaagaacggggaagctgtgtttacacacagctctcccctttcttcagctccggtgactgatcgtgggacaccagcggcgatcgggtcccgccaggcgcggtcacggagcttctgaccgcggctgggcacttaaagaggacgtacaggtacgtgattgtgcccagccgtgccattctgcctacgtatatcggcgtgaaggggtccttaagtggttaaggcagggcaaaagggggaaAAGGGGAAGCTTCCCCCGGGCCCAGTCATGGCtgtgggcccaaagcagctgcccctttgaGCCTAcagtgctccgtaagttgcagcggcgtagcgtaaataggccggcgtaagccagcctaattcaaattgtgaagaggtgggcatgtgttatgtaaattagccatgacccgacgtgattgacgtttttcacgaacggcgcatgcgccgtccgtggacatatcccagtgtgcattgctccaaatacgccgcaaggacgtattggtttcgacgtgaacgtaaattacttccggccccattcacggacgacttacgcaaacgacgtaaaattttcaaatttcgtcgctggaacgacgtccatacttaacattggctatgcctcatgtacgcctcatatagcaggggcaactttacgccgggaaaagcctaacgtaaacggcgtatctgtactgcgtcggccgggcgtacgttcgtgaatttgcgtatctagctgatttacatatttctaggcgtaaatcagcgtacacgcccctagcggccagcgtaaatatgcagttaagatgcgacggcgtaagagacttacgccggtcggatctaatagaaatctatgcgtaactgattctaagaatcaggcgcatagatgcgacggctctcattcggacttacgacggcgtacatggcgctgcgccgtcgtaagtcctttgagaatctgggcctttgtgtgtaaaggcaggtgtcccaatacttttgacaatatggtgCACTAACGCGCTTCATTAcctatgtgcactgtagtggttaTATTGGCAGCCATTGTACAAAGGTTGGTGACGTTGCGATTTACTTCTCCTTGTAGAACCAACCAGGTGGAAGATGTTCAGGCCGCTGACCGCCAGCCAATCTCTCCGCGTGAGGTGCCAAGTTCCAAAAGACTTTGCCTCCGGTGCTCTGACCTATTGGTGTAGATGGAGCCCCATGGGGTGTCCACCTCTTTTAGACTCCAACGGATTCGTTCATGAAGATTTTAAAAGCAGAATAAGCCTTGTTTCCGACAACTCCACCATCAGGGCGTACACCGTCACCGTGAACCATTTAGAAGTGGGGGATTCCGGATGGTATTGGTGCGTCACCACTGATGGGTTGAAGGTGGAGTCATCATCCATGGATGTCATGGTTTTCGGTAAGGATTTTTACATGAATGCCAAAATCCCGGGaattgggggctcgtccgggatttgccAGGGATTTGCTCCAATCTGCAGctatttcttgcacatgcgccCATCAATGTACATTATTTTAGGTTTTTCTAGTGACGTTTCAGGGGAATGTCAGAGAATGTGTGGCCAGTAGCCTGATGGCTCTGTGGCACATGTGTGCCGAATCTGCTGATCTGGCAATCCTCTTTGTTTCTTGGGGAgatggaggagagcagaggaggggggagccggtgTCATGCTGGCGTCGGCCTGCTCCGTGCACCGGGGAGAGTGCCGCGGGCgtcgggcgggaggagagcagaggaggagggAACAAGCGTCCTTCTGGCATCAGCCTGCTctgtgcactggggagggggccgcAGGCGTCGGGCaggaggagagcacaggagggggtAGCCGGCATCCTTCTGGCATCAGCCTGCTCCGTGCACCGGGGAGGGGGCCGCAGGCGTCaggcgggaggagagcagaggagggggagcCAGTGTCCTTCTGGCATCAGCctgctccgtgcactggggagggggccgTGGGCTTCGGGCgggaggagagcacaggagggggggtagCCTGCATCCTTCTGGCATCAGCCTGCTTCGTGCACCGGGGAGGGGCCGCAGGCGTCaggcgggaggagagcagaggagggggagcCAGCGTCCTTCTGGCATCAGCCTGCTtcgtgcactggggagggggccgTGGGCTTCGGGCgggaggagagcacaggagggggtAGCTGGCATCCTTCTGGcatcagcctgctctgtgcctactccgtgcactggggagggggccacaggcgggaggagagcagaggaggggggagccagtGTCACGCTGGCGTCTGCCCGCTCCATGtgctgaggagggaggggctgcggACATCGAGCGGGAGGAGAAGGGGAGCCGCTGCAATCATTctgcaaaatggattaaattttttttaaactcattttactagggcttattttcggggtagggcttatattgcagccctccacaagaatcatgctaggtcttattatcggggaAACATGGTATCTGATTCATCAAGCTGTGATATCACTTGGGGCCATGTCGTGTGTTAACGCATGTTATGCTGTATGCCAATGTCTTAAGGTTGCGTTATAAGGTTGCCTATTCAAATTTAATGATCAGGTTTTGTATTTTGCTTTAGCATTGGGGAGATTCTCTCTcgcttcctgtcctgtagacacatCAGGAAGTGGGGGGAAATTATTACCGGAATACCCATTGGGAGACTTCACCTCCATTAGTATTGCTTGTTTACAACTCACAATTTTATATTTGCCTCAGTATCCAGTGAGGGATACAATGGCGTCACTGAGGGGGGGCTGGAGGGTGCCCTGACCCCCCcaccaacattatgctgtgcctcACCGTGTGCCCATAAAGAGGTTGAATCTACACAAAGAAGATTTGTAGCCATTCCCCATGCCATCAAAATCCAAAAAGAaaaggttttggctttagatacaccgtAAGGTGTTCCACAAAGGACTTGCAGCATGGCAAAATGGTACAAAATAATTTTGGTTGTGAGGCTGCTTAAGCATGTCTTAACCACTTGATACCCGCACTATAGCCGtaagatggctacagcgcgggccTAAATTGCCTGGGAGGCGTACATGGACGTCCTCCCCTGCTCATGATGCCCACGCACCGTGTTTTGTGATCACGAGTCCTTGGGActtggctgatcacagattggagtaaaGGGCCGATcccggccctttaccacgtgaccaGCTGTCAGTTTGTGTGAATGGGACATCAGTCCCGCACACTGAcagccactgctgctaagcagcacccaccagtgccacctaccagtactcatcagtactgctaagcagtgcccaccagtgctatcTACCAGTGCTCAATACCGCTAACCAGTGCCTGCCACTGGCACCTACCAGTGCACATCAGTACTGCTAAGctctgcccaccagtgccacctaccagtactcatcagtactgctaagcagtgctcaccagtgccacctaccagtgctcaccagtgccacctaccagtactCATCAGTACTGCTaagtagtgcccaccagtgccatctaccagtgcccaccagtgccacctaccagtgcgcatcagtactgctaagcattgcccaccagtgccacctaccagtgctcatcagtactgCTAAGAAGTGCTCACCAGTGCTCAGTACAGCTaagcagtgcccactagtgccacctaccagtgcccaccactgccacttatcattgccaatcagtactgccaattggtgcccttcagtgccacctattatcgcccatcagtgccgcttatcagtgccctaTTAGTGCTCACTGCTCATcagtccacctatcagtgccacctatcagtgccgtctcatccgcacacatcaatgaaggagaaaaattacatgcaaaatcttataaaaaaattattaaaactttttttttgtttttgtttttcaatcttctgtctttttttgtttgtttagcccaaaaaaaacagtagtgattaaataccaccaaaagaaagctctatttatgtgaaaaaaaatgataaacatgtcatttgggtacagtgtagcatgacctcgcaattgtcatttcaaagtgtgacagagaaaattggcctgggcaggaaggggggtataagtgcccggtaagcaagtggttaagcacacttTGGGGTATAT
This sequence is a window from Rana temporaria chromosome 10, aRanTem1.1, whole genome shotgun sequence. Protein-coding genes within it:
- the LOC120916216 gene encoding polymeric immunoglobulin receptor-like, whose product is MRTSNPSILIVWSSLIQVASGYLFGPRQVTGSLGGSVTVSCYYSSISANIHGRKFWCKVHKGQCYTIVSTTPYIKENDMNRTYLQEFRNYFMINMTSLQPEDSGAYWCGIGNRNHGLHYPVNVTVSQGKNVPSSSEIFIGRLGGSLAIPCPSLAMPHNGTLYWCKVSDTKPAACDTIIDSSGQVNRHFWGRVLIQDERDTTGFNILVNDLRRSDSGFYRCGAHSPAEELGWKDVHLHIINEPTRWKMFRPLTASQSLRVRCQVPKDFASGALTYWCRWSPMGCPPLLDSNGFVHEDFKSRISLVSDNSTIRAYTVTVNHLEVGDSGWYWCVTTDGLKVESSSMDVMVFELSTVQSLSTTTNGRVPTISPIQNYSHSVPPSNVSMQDSSAVQYSTSSSSGQRSTKFSPMSSNPVMGTDGTQGMNPSSSSGMQTTHKSRAPSTLGPQHISGTTQWTVNSTLYSQPVSGKNESRTESLVSRRKNLYLILIPVLVIACISILATVFAVHVKGQKNRAANGPTTEPENIAMIDGEANLEKAQHNDSNVFRLADPENLSGETDV